GGCGGAGGCGCGCTCGATCTCCGCGGCGGCGGGGGAGACGGCGGCCGTGTGGGGCGCGCGACCGGTCATGGCGACCTCCTGCGTTCCTACAGTTTGCGGAAAACGCCGACGACTTTCCCCGCGATCCGGAAGGACGGGGACCCGTTCGGAACGTCGACGGGGGCATAGGCGGGGTTGGCGGGCTCGAGACGGATTCCGCCGCTTCGGCGGCGGATCCTCTTGACCGTGGCCTCCCCGTCGACGACGGCGACCACGATCTCCCCGTCCTCGGCGGTCTCCTGCGCCCGGACGAGGACGTAGTCCCCCTCGCAGATGTGGGCCCCCTCCATGCTGTCCCCCTTCACGCGGAGGGAGAAGACTTCCCCCTCCCCGGCCAGAGACGGATCGAAGAGCAGCTCCTCCCCGGCGAGCTCGATCGCCTCCCGGGGGCTCCCGGCGGGCACCCGTCCCAGCACCGGGACGCGCAAGGGGGAAGGAAGCGCCGCCTCCCCGAGGAACTCGATCCTGCGGGGGGATTTCCGGTGGCGGCGGATGTATCCCTTCCGCTCCAGCAACTCCAGGTAATAGAAGGCGTTTTTCTCGGCGATCCCGAAACGGTCCGCCACCTCCCTTGCGGTGGGGGCGAAGGAGCGGGAACGGGCGAACTCCCGGAGGAACTCGAGGACGCTGCGCTGCTTGTCGGTCAACGGCCTGTCCATGTAGG
This genomic interval from Candidatus Deferrimicrobiaceae bacterium contains the following:
- the lexA gene encoding transcriptional repressor LexA, translated to MDRPLTDKQRSVLEFLREFARSRSFAPTAREVADRFGIAEKNAFYYLELLERKGYIRRHRKSPRRIEFLGEAALPSPLRVPVLGRVPAGSPREAIELAGEELLFDPSLAGEGEVFSLRVKGDSMEGAHICEGDYVLVRAQETAEDGEIVVAVVDGEATVKRIRRRSGGIRLEPANPAYAPVDVPNGSPSFRIAGKVVGVFRKL